AGTATCGTATTCAAACAAAAACCATCGCTATGAACACCGAAGAAAAAGTTGTGTCCACCTTAAAAAACGAGGGAAAACCCCTAAAGGCAGGAGAAATTGCAGAACTTTCAGGAATTGAGAAAAAAGAGGTAGAGAAATCAATTAAGAAACTTGTTGCCGATAACATTGTAGAGTCACCAAAGCGGTGTTTCTATAGCCTAAAATCAAAATAAGGAGGGAACGACCCTCCTTATTTTAATAATCTGTGCTCAAGAAATTAGCTAATTGCAATTTGTCGAGCAGATATTACTTTTGCCTCTTCCTTTTTGGGTAGTAATACGGTTAAAATACCTTCTTCATATTTTGCCGAAATCTTTTCAGCATTCACAGACGAAGGAAGAGCAAATGTTCTGCAGAAGGAGTTATAGCTGAACTCTTTTCTGATAAACTTGCCACCTTGTTCCTCTTTTTGCTCACCCATTTTTTCTGAAGTGATGGACAGCACGCGCTGGTTAAGATCAAGTTTAAAATTCTCCTTCTTCAACCCAGGAGCGGCAACTTCAATACGATAATCGTCCTTGTCCTCATAAACATTAACGGCAGGTGTCGTTGTCCTTCCTGTTGAGCCCTCCACGATATTTTCGAACCAGTTGCGACCAAAAATATCATCAATAAGGCTGGGTAAGTTGTTGTAGTTTTTTACAATTGGTAACATGGCTAAATCCTCCATATTTAAAAGTTAAACACTATTTTTGTGATTTCAGAAATGATTTAGCAACTTGCGTACCAGGTGAAGACCAATTAAAAAATAAGCCACAATGTCATACATGCAGCCATAAACCAATGCCATAATGTCACCAAAGCAATTACCAACAACCATTAAGTAAAAAAGCATCAATCAGATGAGAACATTTCAGCCAAAACAAGGTTAGTGAAGCATAATTATTTAAACAATTTATAATCGATACGAACATGTTACCAGGAAATCAAAAAACAAGAAAAATTGGAGTTTTTTACGACGGAAATTACTTCTTACATGTAAGCAATTATTACAATTACGTCCACCCCAAAAAGAGGAGACTGAGCATTTCAGGGATGCACAACTTTATTAGCAGATGGGTGGCGAAAGTTGACGAAATAGACGAAAGGCTTTGCTTGGTAGTGGACGCACACTATTTCAGGAGCCGATTAAACGCACAGGAAGCAA
This genomic stretch from Williamwhitmania sp. harbors:
- a CDS encoding Hsp20/alpha crystallin family protein translates to MLPIVKNYNNLPSLIDDIFGRNWFENIVEGSTGRTTTPAVNVYEDKDDYRIEVAAPGLKKENFKLDLNQRVLSITSEKMGEQKEEQGGKFIRKEFSYNSFCRTFALPSSVNAEKISAKYEEGILTVLLPKKEEAKVISARQIAIS